The following proteins are encoded in a genomic region of Burkholderia gladioli:
- a CDS encoding cupin domain-containing protein, with protein sequence MNTGLIERARIELDAAPGKEGAIVQLSEASATRSSSVVDLAPSQRLELDGGSRHDLYLLRGSADLSGEPLARDDFVTHAGEALTLRAGPQGARVLVYREAGAAPGGTAIERAAQRQWLAGRHPHMQVVPLPSEGHRLSLVAWEPGARTRDHTHPQGEEIFVLSGTLRDGEQRLTAGTWMRLHPGTHHEPFADEPAVILLRHGHLLAQPDQP encoded by the coding sequence ATGAACACGGGCTTGATCGAACGCGCGCGCATCGAGCTCGATGCCGCGCCGGGAAAGGAAGGGGCGATCGTCCAGTTGAGCGAGGCGAGCGCCACGCGCAGCAGCAGCGTGGTCGATCTCGCGCCTTCGCAGCGCCTCGAACTCGATGGCGGCTCGCGACACGACCTCTATCTGCTGCGCGGCAGCGCCGATCTGTCTGGCGAGCCGCTCGCCAGGGACGATTTCGTCACGCACGCGGGCGAGGCGCTCACGCTGCGCGCCGGTCCGCAAGGCGCGCGAGTGCTGGTCTATCGCGAAGCCGGCGCCGCGCCCGGCGGCACCGCGATCGAGCGCGCCGCGCAGCGGCAATGGCTTGCGGGCCGCCACCCGCACATGCAGGTGGTGCCGCTGCCGAGCGAGGGGCATCGCCTGAGCCTGGTGGCCTGGGAGCCCGGCGCGCGCACGCGCGATCACACGCATCCCCAGGGCGAGGAGATCTTCGTGCTGAGCGGCACGCTGCGCGATGGCGAGCAACGGCTCACGGCCGGCACCTGGATGCGCCTGCATCCCGGCACGCATCACGAGCCCTTCGCCGACGAGCCGGCCGTGATCCTGCTGCGCCATGGCCATCTGCTGGCGCAGCCGGATCAGCCCTGA
- a CDS encoding GNAT family N-acetyltransferase: MNPILIDLPDAIESEHLIIRAPRVGDGGKVFEATIESLEMLREFPAYLPWALEAPSLEASEAYARNGAANFAMRRDFPLLFLLRDTDTLIGCGGLHRPRWSSRGFEIGWWGRTSFGGKGLMSEAVRAVLAFVFSSLAANRVEAVTDDLNLRSWRLCERVGMDLEGILRHERVAPDGSLRNSRIYSRLA, translated from the coding sequence ATGAATCCCATCCTCATTGACTTGCCCGATGCGATCGAGAGCGAGCACTTGATCATTCGAGCGCCTCGCGTAGGCGACGGCGGGAAGGTTTTCGAGGCAACGATCGAATCGCTCGAGATGCTGCGCGAATTCCCGGCCTATTTGCCGTGGGCACTCGAAGCGCCATCGCTGGAAGCCTCCGAGGCTTACGCAAGAAATGGGGCGGCCAACTTTGCCATGCGCCGAGATTTCCCCTTGTTGTTTCTGCTCCGTGATACCGATACCTTGATCGGCTGCGGCGGCCTGCATCGGCCCCGTTGGTCGTCGAGGGGCTTCGAAATCGGCTGGTGGGGACGAACTTCCTTTGGCGGAAAGGGCTTGATGAGCGAAGCCGTGAGGGCGGTCCTGGCGTTCGTCTTTTCGAGCCTCGCGGCTAATCGCGTCGAGGCAGTGACCGACGATCTCAACTTGCGAAGCTGGCGATTGTGCGAGCGAGTCGGCATGGATCTCGAAGGAATCCTGCGTCACGAACGGGTTGCACCTGACGGCTCGCTGCGGAACTCGCGGATCTATTCGCGACTCGCGTAG
- a CDS encoding SDR family NAD(P)-dependent oxidoreductase — protein sequence MSDIPYRNALIIGTGPGISASLARLLREAGLQVAIASRHPERLAPLAAETGAIALPVDASDAAQVERLFEQAEARIGAPEIVVYNASGRLRGPIAELDAAQVEQALAVSAMGAFHAVQQAARRMLPAGKGAILLTGATAGVKGFALSAPFAMGKFALRGLAQSAARELTPKGIHVAHIVVDGMVRSAQRPDPADAPDSTLDPDAIARVYADLLRQHRSAWSWEIEVRPWTEKF from the coding sequence ATGAGCGACATCCCCTATCGCAATGCCCTCATCATCGGCACGGGCCCCGGCATCAGCGCCTCGCTGGCGCGGCTGCTGCGCGAGGCCGGCCTGCAGGTCGCGATCGCCTCGCGGCATCCCGAGCGGCTCGCGCCGCTGGCCGCCGAAACCGGCGCGATCGCGCTGCCGGTCGACGCCAGCGACGCGGCCCAGGTCGAACGGCTGTTCGAGCAGGCCGAGGCGCGCATCGGCGCGCCCGAGATCGTCGTCTACAACGCCAGCGGGCGCCTGCGCGGGCCGATCGCCGAACTCGACGCGGCCCAGGTGGAGCAGGCGCTGGCCGTCTCGGCGATGGGCGCCTTCCATGCCGTGCAGCAGGCGGCGCGGCGCATGCTGCCGGCCGGCAAGGGCGCGATCCTGCTGACCGGCGCCACCGCCGGGGTGAAGGGCTTCGCGCTGTCGGCGCCGTTCGCGATGGGCAAGTTCGCGCTGCGCGGGCTGGCGCAGAGCGCGGCGCGCGAGCTGACGCCCAAGGGCATCCACGTCGCGCATATCGTGGTGGACGGCATGGTGCGCTCGGCGCAGCGCCCCGATCCGGCCGACGCGCCCGACAGCACGCTCGACCCCGACGCGATCGCGCGCGTCTACGCGGACCTGCTGCGCCAGCATCGCAGCGCCTGGTCCTGGGAGATCGAGGTGCGGCCCTGGACCGAGAAGTTCTGA
- a CDS encoding tautomerase family protein: MPYLQLDVNDHYSVEQKQRLAAEMSQTYARMMEVDIRRISVAIRELGAGGVWRIAEAGEAPVPVAVMMLDIRKGRPPEQRMAVAKALCAHCIDILGLREDRLNVEFTQHSGDEMYHPALGGYSPDWTPGEQ; encoded by the coding sequence ATGCCCTATCTGCAACTCGACGTGAACGACCATTACTCGGTGGAGCAGAAGCAGCGGCTCGCCGCCGAGATGAGCCAGACCTATGCCCGCATGATGGAGGTGGATATCCGGCGCATCAGCGTGGCGATCCGCGAACTGGGGGCCGGCGGCGTCTGGCGCATCGCCGAGGCCGGCGAGGCGCCCGTGCCGGTGGCCGTGATGATGCTCGACATCCGCAAGGGCCGGCCGCCGGAGCAGCGCATGGCGGTGGCCAAGGCGCTGTGCGCGCATTGCATCGACATCCTCGGCCTGCGCGAGGACCGGCTCAATGTCGAGTTCACCCAACATTCCGGCGACGAGATGTACCACCCGGCGCTCGGCGGCTACAGCCCCGATTGGACGCCTGGCGAGCAGTGA
- a CDS encoding SDR family NAD(P)-dependent oxidoreductase: MTASTKGIALITGASAGIGAIYADRLAKRGYDLILVARNQDRLDALASRLVAETGRSVTPLVADLNDRASLAKVESVLRENAGITMLVNNAGVGSVASILNGDVDAMEDMIKLNITALTRLTYAVAPAFVARGAGTIVNISSVVGIAVEMLNGVYSASKSYVLSFGHALQRDLAGKGVRVQSVLPAATATEFWDVAGYAKQKEAASTMTAEDLVDAALVGLDAGELVTIPTLHDGEGWTRWEADRRALAPQFANAKAAPRYVLDAKAGA; the protein is encoded by the coding sequence ATGACTGCCTCGACGAAAGGAATCGCATTGATCACGGGCGCCTCGGCCGGCATCGGCGCCATCTACGCGGACCGCCTGGCCAAGCGCGGCTACGACCTGATCCTGGTGGCGCGCAACCAGGATCGCCTGGACGCGCTCGCCAGTCGCCTGGTGGCCGAAACGGGCCGCTCGGTTACGCCGCTGGTCGCCGATCTCAACGACCGTGCCTCGCTGGCGAAGGTCGAGAGCGTGCTGCGCGAGAACGCCGGCATCACGATGCTGGTGAACAACGCGGGCGTCGGCTCGGTCGCCTCGATCCTGAATGGCGATGTCGACGCCATGGAGGACATGATCAAGCTGAACATCACCGCGCTCACGCGGCTGACCTATGCGGTGGCGCCGGCCTTCGTGGCGCGCGGCGCCGGCACCATCGTGAACATCAGTTCGGTGGTGGGGATTGCCGTGGAAATGCTGAACGGCGTTTACAGCGCCTCGAAATCCTATGTGCTGAGCTTCGGCCACGCGTTGCAGCGTGACCTGGCCGGCAAGGGCGTGCGCGTGCAGTCGGTGCTGCCCGCCGCGACCGCGACCGAGTTCTGGGACGTGGCCGGCTACGCGAAGCAGAAGGAAGCGGCCAGCACCATGACGGCCGAGGACCTGGTGGATGCCGCCCTGGTCGGGCTCGACGCGGGCGAACTGGTGACCATCCCGACCCTGCACGACGGCGAGGGCTGGACGCGCTGGGAAGCGGACCGCCGCGCGCTGGCGCCGCAGTTCGCCAATGCCAAGGCCGCGCCGCGCTACGTGCTGGACGCCAAGGCCGGTGCCTGA
- a CDS encoding GlxA family transcriptional regulator: MHSVGLVVYPNFQSLALAVASVFEYANLLHGDEVYRFRIVSEHGGLVASSQGFSVQSEPLAEAGYDTLIVAGDNECRLPSAALLDYTRRAPQHSRRVASICTGAFVLAEAGLLEGKRVTTHWLHARNFKKQYPGVQLDEDRIFVVDGQIWTSAGMSAGVDLALAIVESDLGLETARGVARKLVLYQRRGGGQSQFSALLELDARSDRVQMALAYAQENLAADLSVERLAEAAHLSPRQFSRVFREETGQSPAKAVERLRVEAARLMMETTRHPIEVIARETGFGDRERMRQAFLRAFGQAPQTIQRAAGNAPLTA; encoded by the coding sequence ATGCATTCCGTCGGTCTCGTCGTCTACCCCAATTTCCAGTCGCTGGCGCTCGCCGTGGCCAGCGTGTTCGAGTACGCGAACCTGCTGCACGGCGACGAGGTCTATCGCTTCCGCATCGTCTCGGAGCACGGCGGCCTGGTGGCGTCCTCGCAGGGTTTCTCGGTGCAGAGCGAGCCGCTCGCCGAGGCGGGCTACGACACGCTGATCGTCGCCGGCGACAACGAATGCCGGCTTCCCTCGGCCGCGCTGCTCGACTACACGCGCCGCGCGCCGCAGCACTCGCGGCGGGTGGCCTCGATCTGCACGGGCGCCTTCGTGCTGGCCGAAGCCGGCCTGCTGGAAGGCAAGCGCGTGACCACGCACTGGCTCCATGCACGCAACTTCAAGAAGCAGTATCCGGGGGTCCAGCTCGACGAGGACCGCATCTTCGTGGTGGACGGGCAGATCTGGACCTCGGCCGGCATGAGCGCGGGCGTCGATCTCGCGCTCGCCATCGTGGAGAGCGATCTCGGCCTGGAGACGGCGCGCGGCGTGGCCCGCAAGCTGGTGCTGTACCAGCGGCGCGGCGGCGGGCAATCGCAGTTCTCGGCCCTGCTCGAACTGGATGCGCGATCCGATCGGGTCCAGATGGCGCTTGCCTATGCGCAGGAAAACCTCGCCGCCGATTTGTCCGTGGAGCGGCTGGCGGAAGCCGCCCACTTGAGCCCGCGCCAGTTCAGCCGCGTGTTCCGCGAGGAAACCGGGCAATCGCCTGCCAAGGCGGTCGAGCGGCTGCGCGTGGAGGCCGCGCGCCTGATGATGGAAACCACCCGCCATCCGATCGAGGTCATCGCGCGCGAAACCGGCTTCGGCGATCGGGAGCGGATGCGCCAGGCCTTCCTGCGCGCCTTCGGCCAGGCACCGCAGACCATCCAGCGAGCCGCGGGCAACGCGCCGCTCACGGCTTGA
- a CDS encoding nucleotidyltransferase family protein codes for MSQPREDDLVRAVRENQWNQLILERAPQLGIDDWWLTAGCIAQSVWNLAAKRAIHLGIRDYDLFYYDPDTSWEAEDAIIASAARLFADLPVEVQIRNQARVPIWYREKFGIPFGDVTRAADGIDRFPCATVAIGVRVRDGGCEIHAPFGLGDLFDGRLKPNRALPIAHVYAEKTARWQLEWPHLSCEPW; via the coding sequence ATGAGCCAACCACGCGAAGATGATCTCGTACGAGCCGTACGAGAGAATCAATGGAACCAACTGATCCTGGAGCGAGCGCCGCAACTCGGCATCGACGACTGGTGGCTCACGGCCGGATGCATTGCGCAATCGGTCTGGAACCTGGCTGCCAAGCGCGCTATCCATCTCGGCATCCGCGACTACGATCTGTTCTATTACGATCCCGATACCTCCTGGGAAGCCGAAGATGCGATCATCGCCTCGGCGGCAAGATTGTTTGCCGACCTTCCAGTGGAAGTCCAGATCCGCAATCAGGCTCGCGTTCCGATCTGGTATCGGGAGAAATTCGGCATTCCGTTTGGCGATGTCACCAGGGCCGCGGACGGCATCGATCGATTTCCCTGTGCGACGGTCGCCATCGGCGTGCGGGTTCGGGACGGAGGTTGCGAAATCCATGCTCCGTTTGGTCTTGGCGACTTGTTCGACGGGCGCCTGAAGCCGAACCGGGCCCTGCCCATAGCGCATGTGTACGCAGAGAAAACGGCGCGCTGGCAACTGGAATGGCCGCATCTGTCATGCGAGCCCTGGTAG
- a CDS encoding LysR substrate-binding domain-containing protein — protein MRRMPSLIALRFFEETARHLSFNRAATSLCVTQGAVSRQIRLLEDSVGARLFERDHKGVKLTAAGMLLLPFIEQAFDTIERGVLEITAVQPGRKRRLTVSVPPTFATQWFSPRLGTLFETLPEVDLSIRTEPGDDCHCHIRFGRAARADMLSERLMMERHALVGAPRYAGLPLDSLFGRVPSLHVLHEGKRLTLWADWCAQAGVPVARIGDGIEFSTLEQAIHAARKGAGLAVVDLGMIEEEIAEGSLVPLSPVEAIGPYGYWLDIAPERLDDEHVGAFVAWLRGQAAVSQAAQA, from the coding sequence ATGCGGCGGATGCCTTCGCTGATTGCACTGCGTTTTTTCGAGGAGACCGCCCGTCATCTGAGCTTCAACCGTGCCGCCACCTCGCTGTGCGTCACCCAGGGCGCCGTGAGCCGGCAGATCCGCCTGCTGGAGGACAGCGTCGGCGCGCGCCTGTTCGAGCGCGACCACAAGGGCGTCAAGCTGACCGCCGCCGGCATGCTGCTGCTGCCCTTCATCGAGCAGGCCTTCGACACCATCGAGCGCGGCGTGCTCGAGATCACCGCCGTGCAGCCCGGCCGCAAGCGCCGGCTGACCGTCTCGGTGCCGCCCACCTTCGCCACCCAATGGTTCTCGCCGCGCCTGGGCACGCTGTTCGAGACGCTGCCCGAGGTCGACCTGTCGATCCGCACCGAGCCCGGCGACGATTGCCATTGCCATATCCGCTTCGGCCGCGCGGCGCGCGCCGACATGCTCTCGGAGCGGCTGATGATGGAGCGCCACGCGCTGGTGGGCGCGCCGCGCTACGCCGGGCTGCCGCTCGATTCGCTGTTCGGCCGGGTGCCCTCGCTGCACGTGCTGCACGAGGGCAAGCGCCTCACGCTGTGGGCCGACTGGTGCGCCCAGGCCGGCGTGCCGGTGGCGCGGATCGGCGACGGCATCGAATTCTCCACGCTCGAACAGGCGATCCACGCGGCGCGCAAGGGCGCCGGGCTGGCGGTGGTCGACCTGGGCATGATCGAGGAGGAGATCGCCGAGGGCAGCCTGGTGCCGCTCTCGCCGGTCGAGGCGATCGGCCCTTACGGCTACTGGCTCGACATCGCGCCCGAGCGGCTCGACGACGAGCACGTCGGAGCCTTCGTCGCGTGGCTGCGCGGGCAGGCGGCAGTCAGCCAGGCCGCCCAGGCCTGA
- a CDS encoding glutathione S-transferase family protein, with the protein MQLHSFHLSGHSHRVRLLLSLLGVEHEVHEVDLRQRQQKSPDYLRINPLGQVPALVDGEQVIVDSTAILVYLARKHGPSWLPADATGAARVQRWLSAASGEVAHGLAAARAIQLFKLPRDPAEAIAKGEAFLAALDRELAGSDWLAGNAPTIADVAIYAYVARAGEGKVDRSNCRNVTRWLERVEALPGFVPFVRSPIGFDAPTSDQEAV; encoded by the coding sequence ATGCAACTGCACAGCTTCCATCTTTCCGGCCACTCGCATCGCGTTCGCCTGCTCCTCTCGCTGCTCGGCGTCGAGCACGAGGTCCACGAGGTCGACCTGCGCCAGCGCCAGCAGAAATCGCCCGACTACCTGCGCATCAACCCGCTCGGCCAGGTGCCGGCGCTGGTCGACGGCGAGCAGGTGATCGTCGATTCGACCGCGATCCTGGTCTACCTGGCCCGCAAGCACGGCCCGTCCTGGCTGCCCGCGGACGCGACCGGCGCGGCACGCGTGCAGCGCTGGCTGTCGGCGGCTTCGGGCGAGGTGGCGCACGGCCTCGCGGCGGCCCGCGCGATCCAGTTGTTCAAGCTGCCGCGCGATCCCGCCGAGGCGATCGCCAAGGGCGAGGCCTTCCTCGCCGCGCTCGATCGGGAGCTGGCAGGCAGCGACTGGCTCGCCGGCAACGCGCCAACCATCGCCGATGTCGCGATCTACGCCTACGTGGCGCGTGCCGGCGAAGGCAAGGTGGATCGTTCGAACTGCCGGAACGTGACGCGCTGGCTGGAGCGGGTCGAGGCGCTGCCGGGCTTCGTGCCCTTCGTGCGCTCGCCGATCGGCTTCGACGCACCGACGTCGGATCAGGAGGCGGTATGA
- a CDS encoding LysR family transcriptional regulator: protein MTLAQLQALAAVVELGSLTAAADRLNRSQSAISHALTELEEITEVKLLARDRQPVVLTAAGERLWPYVRNVVREAQTLRQQFSLSRGRLEGRLVVASLPSVSLAFVVPALEALKAMHPEVTAVLLEGTDSEVEGWIEDGTADLGVVAGDKTFPHNLPLLDEDFVAVAAPGAFPGRRSISPRQLSAQPFIYSKAGCGPLIADYFARHDAALQAAFNVVEMRTILSMAEAGMGVSIVPRITLSYTPFSGQVLELSPKLQRSVRLSWHAGGNAVGDEFLRLVGEQGDKAAKAIRARAKKTR from the coding sequence ATGACACTTGCCCAGTTGCAGGCGCTTGCCGCCGTGGTCGAGCTCGGCTCGCTGACGGCCGCCGCCGATCGGCTCAATCGCAGCCAATCCGCCATCAGCCATGCCTTGACCGAGCTGGAGGAGATCACCGAGGTCAAGCTGCTGGCGCGCGACCGGCAGCCGGTGGTATTGACCGCCGCCGGCGAACGCCTGTGGCCCTATGTGCGCAACGTCGTGCGCGAGGCGCAGACGCTGCGCCAGCAGTTCAGCCTGTCGCGCGGCCGGCTGGAAGGACGGCTGGTGGTGGCCTCGCTGCCGAGCGTCTCGCTGGCCTTCGTCGTGCCGGCGCTCGAGGCGCTCAAGGCGATGCACCCGGAAGTCACGGCGGTGCTGCTGGAAGGCACCGACAGCGAGGTGGAAGGCTGGATCGAGGACGGCACGGCCGACCTCGGCGTGGTGGCCGGCGACAAGACCTTTCCCCACAATCTGCCCTTGCTCGACGAGGATTTCGTCGCGGTCGCGGCACCCGGCGCGTTTCCGGGCCGTCGGAGCATCTCGCCCCGGCAGTTGTCCGCGCAGCCCTTCATCTACTCGAAGGCCGGTTGCGGCCCGCTGATCGCGGATTACTTCGCCAGGCACGATGCCGCGCTGCAGGCCGCCTTCAACGTCGTCGAGATGCGCACCATCCTGTCGATGGCCGAGGCCGGCATGGGCGTGTCGATCGTGCCGCGCATCACGCTGAGCTACACGCCGTTCAGCGGGCAGGTGCTGGAGCTGTCGCCGAAGCTGCAGCGCTCCGTGCGGCTGTCGTGGCACGCAGGCGGCAACGCGGTCGGCGATGAATTCCTCAGGCTGGTTGGCGAACAAGGCGACAAGGCCGCCAAGGCGATCCGGGCACGAGCGAAAAAGACCAGGTAA
- a CDS encoding LysE family translocator, whose amino-acid sequence MPALPTLLAFGLVSLGMVLTPGPNMIYLISRSICQGRRAGLLSLGGIALGFVFYMVCAAFGITALVLTVPYAYNALRIGGALYLLYLAWQALKPGGRSAFQIRRLPRDSRRKLFVMGFVTNLANPKIAVMYLSLLPQFISPGHGSVLAQSLVLGGVQIAVSLGVNALIACMAGSIAAFLAGRPVWAAVQRWLMGTVLAGLAVRIAMDSRR is encoded by the coding sequence GTGCCGGCCCTGCCTACCTTGCTCGCCTTCGGGCTCGTGTCGCTCGGCATGGTCCTGACGCCGGGCCCGAACATGATCTACCTGATTTCGCGCTCGATCTGCCAGGGCCGCCGCGCCGGCCTGCTCTCGCTCGGCGGCATCGCGCTCGGTTTCGTGTTCTACATGGTGTGCGCGGCCTTCGGGATCACCGCCCTGGTGTTGACCGTGCCTTACGCGTATAACGCCTTGCGCATCGGCGGCGCGCTCTACCTGCTCTATCTCGCCTGGCAGGCGCTCAAGCCGGGCGGGCGCTCGGCGTTCCAGATCCGGCGATTGCCGCGCGACAGCCGCCGCAAACTCTTCGTGATGGGCTTCGTCACCAACCTCGCGAATCCGAAGATCGCCGTGATGTACCTGTCGCTGCTGCCGCAGTTCATTTCGCCGGGGCACGGCAGCGTGCTGGCGCAATCGCTGGTGCTCGGCGGCGTGCAGATCGCGGTCAGCCTCGGCGTCAATGCGCTGATCGCCTGCATGGCGGGGTCGATCGCGGCGTTTCTCGCCGGGCGGCCGGTTTGGGCAGCAGTGCAGCGCTGGTTGATGGGGACGGTGCTGGCCGGGTTGGCGGTGCGCATCGCGATGGATTCACGGCGTTAG
- a CDS encoding type 1 glutamine amidotransferase domain-containing protein, whose translation MKNLFKIGAALLTAATTFAVPLGASAQSRGKVLVVMSSAHQLDLRDGKKYQTGYYLNEFVVPYRKLVEAGYEPVIANPKGDMPVMDANSNNKMFFGGDDAARADALKYAQGIEQLKHPKTLASVVAEGAGGYVGLFIPGGHAPMVDLLEDRNLGKILLSFHDSGRPTGIICHGPIVLLAALHDPHAFVQSMIANDGKANALASGWPYAGYRLTVFSTGEEQALEGPNGLGGNVQFYPVNALAEAGAHVDSVANWHSNVVVDRELITGQQPMSAPEFGDVLVEKLNARVR comes from the coding sequence ATGAAGAACCTGTTCAAGATCGGTGCTGCCTTGCTGACGGCGGCCACCACCTTCGCCGTTCCCCTTGGCGCTTCCGCGCAGTCGCGCGGCAAGGTGCTGGTGGTGATGTCGAGTGCCCATCAACTCGATCTGCGCGACGGCAAGAAGTACCAGACCGGCTACTACCTCAACGAATTCGTGGTGCCCTACCGCAAGCTGGTTGAGGCGGGCTACGAGCCGGTGATCGCCAATCCCAAGGGCGACATGCCGGTGATGGACGCGAATTCGAACAACAAGATGTTCTTCGGCGGCGACGACGCGGCGCGCGCCGATGCGCTGAAGTACGCGCAAGGCATCGAGCAGCTCAAGCACCCGAAGACGCTGGCCTCGGTGGTGGCCGAAGGCGCCGGCGGCTATGTCGGCCTGTTCATCCCCGGCGGCCATGCCCCGATGGTGGACCTGCTGGAAGACCGCAACCTCGGCAAGATCCTGCTGAGCTTCCATGACAGCGGCCGTCCCACCGGCATCATCTGCCACGGGCCGATCGTGCTGCTCGCCGCGCTGCATGATCCGCATGCCTTCGTGCAGTCGATGATCGCCAACGACGGCAAGGCCAATGCCCTGGCGAGCGGCTGGCCGTATGCCGGTTATCGCCTGACGGTGTTCTCGACCGGCGAGGAACAGGCGCTCGAAGGGCCGAACGGGCTGGGCGGCAATGTGCAGTTCTACCCGGTGAATGCCCTGGCCGAAGCCGGCGCGCATGTCGACTCGGTGGCGAACTGGCATAGCAACGTGGTGGTCGATCGCGAACTGATCACGGGGCAGCAGCCGATGTCGGCGCCGGAGTTCGGCGATGTGCTGGTGGAGAAGTTGAACGCGCGGGTGCGCTGA
- a CDS encoding LysR family transcriptional regulator: MTDLRKLSFEQLLIYIAVVETGSLTRAAERLGIGKTAVGKHVQRLEDELGTTLIARTTRRIHVTEAGASFFEAARRLAELADEAVSSVNPAAETLRGTLRVAASVEFSAIVLAPVLAAMREAHPELRIEMVSGDRFIDMLAEGVDVAIRLGELADSSLRAVTVGKYEKWLVASPAWLARHRLPGDVAEAAGLPFVGLSVLAHPLRCQLRKAGGETLVLDFAPGLLADTMYACRAAAAEGAGLAWLPDFTVHGDIAAGRLVRVHADWAGPAMAMHALLPPGRHTPPKVRALIDRLKAHLAQG; this comes from the coding sequence ATGACCGATCTACGCAAGCTGAGCTTCGAGCAACTCCTGATCTACATCGCGGTGGTCGAGACCGGCTCGCTCACGCGCGCGGCCGAGCGGCTCGGCATCGGCAAGACCGCGGTCGGCAAGCACGTGCAGCGGCTCGAGGACGAGCTCGGCACCACCCTGATCGCGCGCACCACGCGGCGCATCCACGTGACCGAGGCCGGCGCTTCCTTCTTCGAGGCAGCGCGGCGCCTGGCCGAGCTGGCCGACGAGGCCGTGTCCTCCGTCAACCCGGCCGCCGAGACGCTGCGCGGCACCTTGCGCGTGGCGGCCTCGGTCGAGTTCAGCGCGATCGTGCTCGCGCCGGTGCTGGCGGCGATGCGCGAAGCACATCCGGAGCTGCGCATCGAGATGGTGTCGGGCGATCGCTTCATCGACATGCTGGCCGAGGGCGTCGACGTGGCGATCCGGCTCGGCGAGCTGGCCGATTCGAGCCTGCGCGCGGTAACCGTCGGCAAGTATGAAAAGTGGCTGGTGGCGAGCCCCGCCTGGCTCGCGCGGCATCGCCTGCCGGGCGACGTCGCCGAGGCGGCGGGGCTGCCCTTCGTCGGGCTCTCGGTGCTGGCGCATCCCTTGCGCTGCCAGTTGCGCAAGGCCGGCGGCGAAACCCTGGTGCTCGATTTCGCGCCGGGCCTGCTGGCCGACACCATGTACGCCTGCCGCGCCGCCGCGGCCGAAGGCGCCGGGCTGGCCTGGCTGCCCGATTTCACGGTGCATGGCGACATCGCCGCGGGCCGGCTGGTGCGTGTCCATGCCGATTGGGCCGGCCCGGCGATGGCGATGCACGCGCTGCTGCCGCCGGGCCGGCACACGCCCCCGAAGGTCCGCGCGCTGATCGACCGTCTCAAGGCGCATCTCGCTCAGGGCTGA
- the lepB gene encoding signal peptidase I, giving the protein MRTIVRLWKANKGFIAFLFLMVIFRSAVADWNVVPSGSMLPTIRIGDRILVDKMAYDIRIPFTHVRLARLHEPQRGDIVTIDSAAAHELLVKRLIGLPGDTVAMHDNVLTINGKRADYRPIGSNLLRSDADSPGEYLAERIGGAPHTVRLSPEAPSPRESFGPIVVPPGQYLMLGDNRDNSADSRYFGFFPRDEIMGRARRVAFSLDPSRDYLPRLDRFGRRLDAPLG; this is encoded by the coding sequence ATGCGCACGATTGTCAGGTTGTGGAAAGCCAACAAGGGCTTCATCGCCTTCCTGTTCCTGATGGTGATCTTCCGCAGCGCGGTGGCCGACTGGAACGTGGTGCCCAGCGGCTCGATGCTGCCGACCATCCGGATCGGCGACCGGATCCTGGTCGACAAGATGGCCTACGACATCCGCATCCCCTTCACCCACGTGCGCCTCGCGCGGCTGCACGAGCCGCAGCGCGGCGACATCGTCACGATCGACTCGGCGGCGGCGCACGAGTTGCTGGTCAAGCGCCTGATCGGCCTGCCCGGCGACACGGTGGCGATGCACGACAACGTGCTGACCATCAACGGCAAGCGCGCCGACTACCGCCCGATCGGCAGCAACCTGCTGCGCAGCGATGCCGATTCGCCGGGCGAGTACCTGGCCGAGCGGATCGGCGGCGCGCCGCACACGGTGCGCCTCTCGCCCGAGGCGCCGAGCCCGCGCGAATCCTTCGGCCCGATCGTGGTGCCGCCGGGCCAGTACCTGATGCTCGGCGACAATCGCGACAACAGCGCCGACTCGCGCTACTTCGGCTTCTTCCCGCGCGACGAGATCATGGGCCGCGCGCGCCGCGTGGCCTTCTCGCTGGACCCGAGCCGCGATTACCTGCCTCGCCTCGATCGCTTCGGCCGCCGCCTCGATGCGCCGCTGGGCTGA